A genome region from Nocardiopsis exhalans includes the following:
- a CDS encoding helix-hairpin-helix domain-containing protein has protein sequence MSEAVEKVSAVLDRMGAPRALAPRLVSALGPQPAAELDANPWLLLRLPGVTLDQADYCARKHLGEAARPDDPRRLGSMVGHAMRTAARRGHTAIEEKRLATVVGQLGINDPRTAIEAAVTAEEVVLFESTDEPDDDFDFEEGGAPEVPDLPDPERFYAPYDVGHAEQRLGEQLLRLIGGSEPIMDPVTAAETLEAATSGGGFEVSETTREALLTVTMRPVTVVHHGPGDQAETARALLCLAAIATESQVGIAVVAPTAQTAAAVNADLDRLLGSDEGDGRESEPGDTASAGGTETAGEAEPDAHHSPLRAVSLPAFLASDPAPAGIVVLCESMSLGVARTADLVSSCTDDAHLVLLADPDQAPSATPGRVVVDVATSRTAHVAALADDAAPSPVSVLAGAVAEGGWPRVEAPGREVVQVPAASAEEAAHRVVQLVTDSIPRALGIDADQVQIVAAREDGPAGARALNTACKEKLNPGPGAHGGFDVGDRVVLTAEGTGYGPGDTGYLREVSEGAVIELTGGARVTVTDPSALRPGWAISVAVAHGSRWPAVVAVFPPQVPVSRPQVYTALTRTTRHVSVVDATEGALESGVRETLAPDRTTRLALVLREG, from the coding sequence GTGTCCGAGGCTGTCGAGAAGGTCAGTGCCGTCCTTGACCGGATGGGCGCCCCGCGCGCCCTCGCGCCGCGTCTGGTGTCCGCGCTGGGCCCCCAACCCGCCGCCGAACTGGACGCCAATCCCTGGCTGCTGCTGCGCCTGCCGGGCGTGACCTTGGATCAGGCCGACTACTGCGCCCGCAAGCACCTGGGCGAGGCCGCGCGCCCCGACGATCCCCGCCGCCTGGGTTCGATGGTCGGGCACGCCATGCGCACCGCCGCCCGCCGCGGGCACACCGCGATCGAGGAGAAGCGGCTGGCCACGGTGGTCGGCCAGCTCGGGATCAACGACCCCCGAACGGCGATCGAGGCCGCGGTCACCGCCGAGGAGGTGGTGCTGTTCGAGAGCACGGACGAACCCGACGACGACTTCGACTTCGAGGAGGGCGGCGCCCCCGAGGTACCGGACCTGCCCGACCCCGAACGCTTCTACGCCCCCTACGACGTCGGCCACGCCGAGCAGCGGCTGGGTGAGCAGCTGCTCCGGCTGATCGGCGGCAGCGAGCCGATCATGGACCCGGTGACCGCCGCCGAGACCTTGGAGGCCGCCACCTCCGGCGGCGGCTTCGAGGTCTCCGAGACCACCCGCGAGGCGCTGCTCACCGTGACCATGCGCCCGGTCACGGTGGTGCACCACGGCCCCGGCGACCAAGCCGAGACCGCCCGGGCGCTGCTGTGCCTGGCCGCGATCGCCACGGAGAGCCAGGTGGGCATCGCGGTGGTCGCCCCCACCGCGCAGACCGCCGCCGCCGTCAACGCCGACCTGGACCGACTGCTGGGTTCGGACGAGGGCGACGGCCGGGAGAGCGAACCGGGTGACACCGCGTCAGCGGGCGGCACGGAGACAGCGGGCGAGGCCGAGCCGGACGCACACCACTCCCCGCTGCGCGCGGTCTCCCTGCCCGCTTTCCTCGCCTCGGATCCGGCTCCGGCGGGGATCGTGGTGCTGTGCGAGTCGATGTCCCTGGGTGTGGCCCGGACGGCCGACCTGGTCTCCTCCTGCACCGACGACGCCCACCTGGTCCTGCTGGCCGATCCGGACCAGGCCCCGTCGGCCACCCCGGGCAGAGTGGTGGTGGACGTGGCCACCTCCCGCACCGCGCACGTGGCGGCCCTGGCCGATGACGCCGCCCCCTCCCCTGTTTCCGTGCTCGCCGGTGCGGTCGCCGAGGGCGGTTGGCCGCGGGTCGAGGCGCCCGGCCGCGAGGTCGTCCAGGTCCCGGCTGCCTCCGCCGAGGAGGCCGCGCACCGCGTGGTGCAGCTGGTCACCGACTCCATCCCCCGGGCGCTGGGGATCGACGCCGACCAGGTGCAGATCGTCGCCGCCCGCGAGGACGGTCCGGCCGGGGCCCGCGCGCTCAACACCGCCTGCAAGGAGAAGCTCAACCCCGGCCCCGGTGCGCACGGCGGTTTCGACGTGGGCGACCGCGTGGTCCTGACCGCCGAGGGGACCGGCTACGGCCCGGGCGACACCGGTTACCTGCGCGAGGTGTCCGAGGGAGCGGTGATCGAACTGACCGGCGGCGCCCGGGTGACCGTCACCGATCCGTCCGCGCTGCGCCCCGGCTGGGCGATCAGCGTGGCCGTCGCCCACGGCAGCCGCTGGCCCGCCGTGGTGGCGGTCTTCCCGCCCCAGGTTCCGGTGTCCCGCCCCCAGGTGTACACGGCCCTGACCAGAACCACCCGCCACGTCTCCGTGGTTGACGCCACCGAGGGCGCCCTGGAGAGCGGGGTACGCGAGACCCTCGCCCCGGACCGCACCACCCGCCTGGCCCTCGTCCTGCGCGAGGGCTGA
- a CDS encoding GH1 family beta-glucosidase, which translates to MHEPTLPPGLLFGTATAAYQVEGAATEGGRGPSIWDTYCRTPGRVARGESGDVACDHYHRYAEDVALLADLGVDLYRFSVSWPRVQPEGKGEANPEGLAFYDRLVDTLLGAGIEPVLTLYHWDLPQALEDEGGWRTRETAHRFGDYTRIVAERLGDRVNRWITLNEPFCSAFVGHAVGRHAPGTREGTPALAAAHHLLLAHGTAVKELRAADAGQVGITLNPDHLLPATSSEADRAAVERARTLHNRTWFDPLFTGAYPDNEKETWGGLADGSYRREGDLETIGQPLDFLGVNFYRPIMLRDAPHTEPDPALRTAVDIGAEQVAFDGVRHTTMGWPVVPRSFEDLLVDLDRRYPGLPPILITENGSAEPDEPDAAGRVHDRDRVDYLRDHLSALARAIDAGVDVRGYFVWSLLDNFEWAYGYERRFGLVRVDYRTLERHPKDSYHWYRDHLKAHRFRRVQEG; encoded by the coding sequence ATGCACGAGCCCACACTGCCACCCGGCCTGCTGTTCGGCACCGCCACCGCCGCCTACCAGGTCGAGGGCGCGGCCACCGAGGGCGGCCGGGGGCCGTCGATCTGGGACACCTACTGCCGCACCCCCGGCCGCGTGGCCCGCGGCGAGAGCGGCGACGTGGCCTGCGACCACTACCACCGCTACGCCGAGGACGTCGCCCTGCTCGCCGACCTCGGCGTGGACCTGTACCGCTTCTCCGTCTCATGGCCGCGCGTCCAGCCCGAGGGGAAGGGCGAGGCCAACCCCGAGGGGCTTGCTTTCTACGACCGCCTGGTCGACACACTCCTCGGCGCGGGGATCGAACCGGTCCTGACCCTCTACCACTGGGACCTGCCCCAGGCCCTGGAGGACGAGGGCGGCTGGCGGACGCGCGAGACCGCACACCGCTTCGGCGACTACACGCGGATCGTCGCCGAGCGCCTCGGCGACCGGGTGAACCGCTGGATCACCCTCAACGAACCCTTCTGTTCCGCCTTCGTCGGACACGCGGTCGGCCGCCACGCCCCCGGAACCCGCGAGGGCACCCCGGCCCTGGCCGCCGCCCACCACCTGCTGCTGGCCCACGGCACGGCCGTCAAGGAGCTGCGCGCCGCCGATGCCGGACAGGTCGGCATCACCCTCAACCCCGACCACCTGCTGCCCGCCACGAGCTCCGAGGCCGACCGTGCCGCCGTGGAACGCGCCCGCACCCTGCACAACCGCACCTGGTTCGACCCGCTGTTCACCGGCGCCTACCCGGACAACGAGAAGGAGACCTGGGGCGGGCTGGCCGACGGCTCCTACCGGCGCGAGGGCGACCTGGAGACCATCGGTCAGCCCCTGGACTTCCTCGGCGTCAACTTCTACCGGCCGATCATGCTCCGGGACGCCCCGCACACCGAGCCCGACCCGGCCCTGCGCACGGCCGTGGACATCGGCGCCGAACAGGTCGCCTTCGACGGGGTCCGGCACACCACCATGGGGTGGCCGGTGGTCCCGCGGAGCTTCGAGGACCTGCTGGTGGACCTGGACCGCCGCTACCCGGGGCTGCCGCCGATCCTGATCACCGAGAACGGCTCGGCCGAACCGGACGAGCCCGACGCCGCCGGCCGGGTGCACGACCGGGACCGTGTCGACTACCTGCGCGACCACCTGTCCGCCCTGGCCCGAGCGATCGACGCCGGGGTGGACGTGCGGGGCTACTTCGTGTGGTCGCTGCTGGACAACTTCGAGTGGGCCTACGGCTACGAGCGCAGGTTCGGCCTGGTCCGCGTGGACTACCGGACCCTGGAGCGCCACCCCAAGGACAGCTACCACTGGTACCGGGACCACCTGAAAGCCCACCGGTTCCGCCGGGTCCAGGAGGGATGA
- a CDS encoding peptidoglycan recognition protein family protein, with product MTEIPRFDLDRRTLLCGAALTSGAALLGGSLGASPVSAATEPGTETGVQAAPQLYWRGAWNARPPSGAIQVLPHAPSYIIVHHTATANSTDYTLDHALNLSKSIQNHHMDSNGWIDTGQQLTISRGGYLMEGRDHTPESIAAGRHVVGAHVANNNSTCIGIENEGTYMTQGPPQALTDSLVGTLAWLCGAYGLNPSAVLGHRDFNATACPGDVLYAMLPELRNRVAQTMLAHDIPIAEAVAHGEDGPTYPPVPDDEPEREFHHGPARGPDDISR from the coding sequence ATGACTGAAATCCCCCGTTTCGACCTGGACCGGCGAACCCTTCTGTGCGGAGCCGCCCTCACCTCGGGTGCGGCGCTGCTCGGGGGCTCCCTCGGTGCTTCGCCGGTCTCGGCGGCGACGGAGCCCGGCACCGAAACCGGCGTCCAGGCCGCCCCCCAGCTGTACTGGCGGGGCGCCTGGAACGCCCGTCCGCCGAGTGGCGCCATCCAGGTGCTGCCCCACGCGCCGAGCTACATCATCGTCCACCACACCGCCACGGCCAACAGCACCGACTACACGCTCGACCACGCCCTCAACCTGTCCAAATCGATCCAGAACCACCACATGGACAGCAACGGCTGGATCGACACCGGGCAGCAGCTCACCATCAGCCGCGGCGGCTACCTGATGGAGGGCCGGGACCACACCCCCGAATCCATCGCCGCGGGCCGCCACGTTGTCGGCGCGCACGTGGCCAATAACAACAGCACCTGTATCGGGATCGAGAACGAGGGCACCTACATGACCCAGGGCCCGCCCCAGGCCCTGACCGACTCGCTGGTGGGCACCCTGGCCTGGCTGTGCGGGGCCTACGGGCTCAACCCCAGCGCCGTTCTGGGGCACCGGGACTTCAACGCCACCGCCTGCCCGGGTGACGTGCTGTACGCGATGCTCCCCGAACTCCGCAACCGGGTCGCCCAGACCATGCTGGCCCACGACATCCCCATCGCCGAGGCCGTCGCGCACGGCGAGGACGGCCCCACCTACCCGCCGGTTCCCGACGACGAGCCCGAGCGCGAGTTCCACCACGGCCCGGCCCGAGGGCCTGACGACATCAGCCGCTGA
- a CDS encoding LLM class flavin-dependent oxidoreductase, whose product MPDYGHPLEFGTFLTPSAQDPDRVVGLAELTEAAGLDLATFQDHPYNPGFLDTWTLLSWVASRTERLRVSGNVINLPLRPPAVLARAAASLDRLSKGRFELGLGAGAFPDGIEAMGGGRRTPGQSVAALSEAIDIIRATWDTDTRGGVSTRGEHYSVNGMKRGPEPAHDIGIWLGAYKPRMLRMVGAKADGWLPSLGYVKVEELTELNDVIDDSARKNGREPREIRRLLNLSGAAFTPVSRGFLQGPPEQWAEQLLPLTLEHGISTFILGTDDPRTIQIFGQEVAPALREAVERERASAGTPTGPVRPAAALAARRPGIDYDAAPEALRGGVVEPGDKGYAKVRHGYMQQGRPGLVLRPGDPDQVAEALAYALEQDAPLNVRSGGHGISGRSTNDGGIVLDLGRMNGIEVLDAETGLVRLGAGARWGDVGTVLHQHGLAISSGDHGGVGVGGIATTGGLGYMSRAHGLAIDRLTAVELVTADGVVRRVDAENDPDLFWAVRGAGANFGVVTSVEATASPVGDIVLGRFVYDASDTEAFLQAWGSTAEAAPREVTAFLTTGPGRGGQGPVAQAMVVYAGDDTDAAVQALEPFLQVGPVLDQRAQVAPYPAILVGHDGPHGGNPTPAARSALLEHIDPVSAKAMARMLATGDAYFMQLRQVGGTVNDVAADATAYAHRSANFSLAAMGSRAALLDRRWAELGDAARGLYLSFDTRTGPEVLAQAFPEPALGRLRELKAKYDPDHVFDQNFPIDPAAGA is encoded by the coding sequence ATGCCCGACTACGGACACCCCCTGGAGTTCGGTACCTTCCTCACGCCGAGCGCCCAGGACCCCGACCGGGTGGTCGGGCTCGCCGAACTCACCGAGGCCGCCGGGCTGGACCTGGCCACCTTCCAGGACCACCCCTACAACCCCGGCTTCCTCGATACCTGGACCCTGCTGAGCTGGGTCGCCTCCCGCACCGAGCGCCTACGCGTCTCCGGCAACGTGATCAACCTGCCGCTGCGCCCGCCCGCGGTCCTGGCCCGCGCGGCCGCCAGCCTCGATCGCCTCTCCAAGGGCCGCTTCGAACTCGGACTCGGCGCCGGGGCCTTCCCGGACGGCATCGAGGCCATGGGCGGGGGCCGCCGCACCCCAGGGCAGTCCGTGGCCGCCCTCTCCGAGGCCATCGACATCATCCGCGCCACCTGGGACACCGACACCCGCGGCGGGGTGAGCACCCGGGGCGAGCACTACTCCGTCAACGGCATGAAGCGCGGCCCCGAACCCGCCCACGACATCGGCATCTGGCTGGGCGCCTACAAGCCCCGCATGCTCCGCATGGTCGGCGCCAAGGCCGACGGCTGGCTGCCCAGCCTCGGCTACGTCAAGGTCGAGGAGTTGACCGAACTCAACGACGTCATCGACGACTCCGCGCGAAAGAACGGCCGCGAACCACGAGAGATCCGCCGCCTGCTCAACCTCAGCGGCGCCGCCTTCACCCCGGTCAGCCGCGGTTTCCTCCAGGGCCCGCCCGAACAGTGGGCCGAACAGTTGCTGCCGCTGACCCTGGAACACGGGATCAGCACCTTCATCCTGGGTACGGACGACCCGCGCACCATCCAGATCTTCGGCCAGGAGGTCGCCCCGGCCCTGCGCGAGGCCGTCGAACGCGAACGCGCCAGCGCCGGTACCCCGACCGGGCCGGTCCGCCCCGCGGCCGCCCTGGCCGCCCGCCGCCCCGGCATCGACTACGACGCCGCCCCCGAAGCCCTGCGCGGGGGCGTGGTCGAACCCGGCGACAAGGGCTACGCCAAGGTCCGGCACGGCTACATGCAGCAGGGCCGCCCCGGCCTGGTCCTGCGCCCCGGTGACCCCGACCAGGTCGCCGAGGCCCTCGCCTACGCCCTCGAACAGGACGCTCCGCTCAACGTGCGCAGCGGCGGCCACGGCATCAGCGGCCGCTCCACCAACGACGGCGGGATCGTCCTCGACCTCGGCCGGATGAACGGGATCGAGGTCCTGGACGCCGAGACCGGCCTCGTCCGCCTCGGCGCGGGAGCCCGCTGGGGTGACGTCGGCACCGTCCTGCACCAGCACGGCCTGGCGATCAGCTCGGGCGACCACGGGGGAGTGGGCGTGGGCGGGATCGCCACCACCGGCGGCCTGGGCTACATGTCGCGCGCCCACGGGCTGGCCATCGACCGCCTGACCGCGGTCGAACTGGTCACCGCCGACGGCGTCGTGCGGCGGGTGGACGCCGAGAACGACCCCGACCTGTTCTGGGCGGTGCGCGGCGCGGGCGCCAACTTCGGCGTGGTCACCTCGGTGGAGGCCACAGCCTCCCCGGTGGGCGACATCGTGCTGGGCCGGTTCGTCTACGACGCCTCCGACACCGAGGCCTTCCTCCAGGCCTGGGGGAGCACCGCCGAGGCCGCCCCGCGCGAGGTCACCGCGTTCCTGACCACGGGACCCGGACGCGGCGGCCAGGGGCCCGTCGCCCAGGCGATGGTGGTCTACGCGGGAGACGACACCGACGCCGCCGTCCAGGCCCTGGAGCCCTTCCTCCAGGTGGGGCCGGTTCTGGACCAGCGTGCCCAGGTCGCTCCCTACCCGGCGATCCTGGTCGGTCACGACGGTCCGCACGGCGGGAACCCGACCCCGGCCGCGCGTTCGGCGCTGCTGGAGCACATCGACCCGGTCTCCGCCAAGGCCATGGCCCGGATGCTCGCCACCGGTGACGCGTACTTCATGCAGCTGCGCCAGGTGGGCGGAACGGTCAACGACGTCGCCGCAGACGCCACCGCCTATGCCCACCGTTCGGCCAACTTCTCCCTGGCCGCCATGGGCAGCCGGGCCGCTCTCCTGGACCGCCGCTGGGCGGAGCTGGGCGACGCGGCGCGGGGGCTCTACCTGAGCTTCGACACCCGCACCGGGCCCGAGGTCCTGGCCCAGGCCTTCCCCGAACCCGCGTTGGGCCGCCTGCGCGAGCTCAAGGCCAAGTACGACCCGGACCACGTCTTCGACCAGAACTTCCCGATCGATCCCGCGGCCGGAGCCTGA
- a CDS encoding MarR family winged helix-turn-helix transcriptional regulator, with amino-acid sequence MTPTTPERPGPGGTLHKSGGGGAGASNLGWSLAVLLRRWHEHTEAALADLPHGSRGYHVLAAAARGDAPTQAALAERLLIDRSVMTYLIDDLESADLVRRRPHPGDRRVRRVCLTEHGSEALARCDALVEHIEERVLGGLDPATRALFHAAAARAATAVQESSPDTDPCAAVIQVTGKSGA; translated from the coding sequence ATGACACCCACCACGCCGGAGCGGCCGGGGCCGGGCGGAACCCTCCACAAGAGCGGCGGGGGCGGCGCCGGGGCCAGCAACCTGGGCTGGTCCCTGGCCGTGCTGCTGCGCCGCTGGCACGAGCACACGGAGGCGGCCCTGGCCGACCTCCCGCACGGCAGCCGCGGCTACCACGTGCTCGCGGCGGCCGCCAGAGGTGACGCGCCCACCCAGGCGGCCCTGGCCGAGCGGCTGCTCATCGACCGCAGCGTGATGACCTATCTGATCGACGACCTGGAGTCGGCCGACCTGGTCCGGCGCAGGCCCCACCCGGGCGACCGGCGGGTGCGCAGGGTCTGCCTCACCGAACACGGCAGCGAGGCCCTGGCCAGGTGCGACGCCCTGGTCGAGCACATCGAGGAGCGCGTTCTGGGCGGGCTGGACCCGGCCACCCGAGCCCTCTTCCACGCCGCCGCGGCACGGGCCGCCACCGCCGTCCAGGAGTCCTCCCCCGACACCGACCCCTGCGCCGCCGTCATCCAGGTGACCGGCAAGAGCGGTGCCTAG
- a CDS encoding pirin family protein, protein MTNPEADPDTHVCFDGGLPGPRAECADGAPVEIITARAVPLGGPRAMNVRRTLPQRQRSLIGAWCFVDHYGPDDVAATGGMDVAPHPHTGLQTVSWLFEGAIAHIDSGGNSADVLPGEMNLMTAGAGICHSETSSADTGRLHGVQLWVALPEEARHSPERGFEHFVPEPVEFAGGSALVFVGSLLGSLSPVSMYTPLVGAELRLAPGAELALPVDPGFEHGLLVDTGGSVRLEGVHVPEDAVGYTGVGAGALRIANEGTEPARLVLLGGAPFGEEVVMWWNFLARSTEEISRYRQEWEQHGERFGRVEGYVGHGGPGRNREGMARIPAPELPQVRMRPRKNPPPHAQG, encoded by the coding sequence ATGACCAACCCAGAGGCCGATCCGGACACCCATGTGTGCTTTGACGGCGGCCTTCCCGGTCCGCGGGCCGAGTGCGCGGACGGGGCTCCGGTCGAGATCATCACCGCCAGGGCAGTGCCCCTGGGCGGGCCGCGAGCGATGAACGTGCGCCGCACCCTGCCGCAGCGGCAGCGTTCGCTGATCGGCGCGTGGTGCTTCGTCGACCACTACGGACCCGACGACGTGGCGGCCACCGGCGGCATGGACGTGGCACCGCATCCGCACACGGGGCTGCAGACGGTGAGTTGGCTGTTCGAAGGGGCCATCGCCCACATCGACTCCGGGGGCAACAGCGCGGACGTCCTTCCCGGCGAGATGAACCTGATGACGGCCGGTGCGGGCATCTGCCACTCCGAGACCTCCTCCGCGGACACCGGCCGACTCCACGGTGTACAGCTCTGGGTCGCTCTGCCGGAGGAGGCCCGGCACAGCCCGGAGCGCGGGTTCGAGCACTTCGTTCCCGAACCCGTCGAGTTCGCGGGCGGCTCCGCGCTGGTCTTCGTCGGTTCGCTGCTGGGTTCGCTGTCACCGGTGAGCATGTACACGCCGTTGGTGGGGGCCGAGCTCAGGCTCGCTCCCGGCGCCGAACTCGCCCTCCCGGTCGATCCCGGATTCGAACACGGCCTCCTGGTGGACACCGGGGGGAGTGTCAGGCTGGAGGGCGTACATGTGCCCGAGGACGCCGTGGGGTACACGGGTGTCGGGGCCGGGGCGCTGCGGATCGCGAACGAAGGCACCGAACCGGCCAGGCTCGTGCTCCTGGGCGGCGCCCCCTTCGGCGAGGAGGTCGTCATGTGGTGGAACTTCCTGGCCCGCTCCACGGAGGAGATCAGCCGCTACCGGCAGGAGTGGGAGCAGCACGGTGAACGGTTCGGGCGCGTCGAGGGCTACGTGGGGCACGGCGGGCCGGGCCGCAATCGTGAGGGGATGGCGAGGATCCCCGCCCCGGAACTGCCACAGGTCCGGATGCGGCCGAGGAAGAACCCGCCACCACACGCGCAGGGGTAG